AGTGCGTGACGAGCATTTGCGTTTCAGGCTGCGGACGTATTCCAAGAAAGCTTAAACAGTGGTTAGGCAGACCTATGATCAAAATAAAACATGGGCTTGATTTGCCCATAACAGGCGCGCCGGCTCAGCAGATCGAAGCAGCCAGGCCGGTGCGCAGTGTCGCTGTCATAGGCTTCGATTATCACGATATGAAACCCTCCATGGCGGTTCAGGTCGGGGATCGGGTCAAGCTGGGCCAAATTCTGTTCTCCGACAAGAAGCTGGAGGGTGTGCATTACACCGCCCCTGGTGCTGGTGTAGTGAGCGCCATTCACCGCGGTGAGAAGCGGGTGCTGCAATCGGTTGTCATAGAACTGGATGGCGACGAGCAGGAAAACTTCGCTCAGTATACCCATGAGCAGCTGGCCAGCCTGAATGACCAGCAGGTGCGAGATAATCTGCTGCATTCCGGCCTCTGGACCGCTCTGCGCACTCGGCCTTACAGCAAGGTGCCTGCGGCCGATGCCGTGCCCAGCTCGATATTCGTCACGGCCATCGATACTCATCCGCTGGCTGCTGACCCTGCCGTAGTGATCGCCGAGCAGGCCGCCTATTTCGAAAGTGGGCTCAAGGTACTCAGCCGCCTGGCTCGTGTGTTCCTCTGCAAGGCCGAGGGCGTCACGTTGCCCGGCGAAGCCGTGGCTGGAGTGACCAGTGAATCCTTCGCCGGCCCACACCCCGCAGGTCTACCCGGCACTCATATTCATTTCCTCGATCCGGTAAGCGTCAACAAGAGCGTATGGACGATCAACTATCAGGACACCATCGCCATCGGCAA
Above is a genomic segment from Pseudomonas argentinensis containing:
- a CDS encoding Na(+)-translocating NADH-quinone reductase subunit A, coding for MIKIKHGLDLPITGAPAQQIEAARPVRSVAVIGFDYHDMKPSMAVQVGDRVKLGQILFSDKKLEGVHYTAPGAGVVSAIHRGEKRVLQSVVIELDGDEQENFAQYTHEQLASLNDQQVRDNLLHSGLWTALRTRPYSKVPAADAVPSSIFVTAIDTHPLAADPAVVIAEQAAYFESGLKVLSRLARVFLCKAEGVTLPGEAVAGVTSESFAGPHPAGLPGTHIHFLDPVSVNKSVWTINYQDTIAIGKLFSTGQLSVERVVALAGPVVERPRLLRTRLGANLSELTAGELQPGNNRVVSGSLLGGRISRGACDFLGRYHLQVSCLREGNDRELMHYLRAGVNKHSVLNIFVSKLNAAKRFAFSTSTNGSPRAMVPVGNYEVVMPLDILPTQLLRYLIVGDTEMAQKLGCLELDEEDLALCTYVCAGKYEYGPILRDNLSRIEKEG